The proteins below are encoded in one region of Podarcis raffonei isolate rPodRaf1 chromosome 6, rPodRaf1.pri, whole genome shotgun sequence:
- the ARFRP1 gene encoding ADP-ribosylation factor-related protein 1 isoform X2, whose translation MYTLLSGLYKYMFRRDEYCILILGLDNAGKTTFLEQTKTRFNRNYKGMSLSKITTTVGLNIGTIDVGKARLMFWDLGGQEELQSLWDKYYAESHGVIYIIDSTDEERLSESKRAFEKMVTSEVLEGVPLLVLANKQDVESCLSIPDIKTAFSDCINKIGKRDCLTQACSALTG comes from the exons ATGTATACGCTGCTATCCGGGCTTTACAAGTATATGTTCCGAAGGGATGAATACTGCATCTTGATCCTCGGACTGGACAATGCTGGTAAAACG ACCTTCCTTGAACAGACTAAAACAAGATTTAACAGGAACTACAAAGGAATGAGTTTATCCAAAATCACAACTACTGTGGGCTTGAACA TTGGCACTATAGATGTGGGCAAAGCCAGGCTAATGTTCTGGGATCTTGGAGGACAAGAGGAGCTTCAATCTCTCTGGGATAAG TATTATGCAGAGTCCCACGGCGTCATCTACATTATCGACTCCACCGATGAAGAAAGGCTTTCGGAATCAAAACGAGCTTTCG AGAAGATGGTAACTAGTGAAGTCCTGGAAGGTGTTCCATTGTTGGTTCTGGCAAACAAGCAAGACGTGGAG AGCTGCCTGTCCATCCCTGACATCAAAACGGCTTTTAGCGACTGCATCAACAAAATCGGGAAGAGAGACTGCCTGACCCAAGCCTGCTCTGCTCTGACAGGGTAA